Proteins encoded in a region of the Pirellulales bacterium genome:
- a CDS encoding sialidase family protein: MDEKCRCFNFGHLLVAAFCCLMIVASANAAEPWMEKVDLFHAGDDGYALYHIPGITVTARGTVLAWAEARRGRSDWGAIDILLRRSTNHGKTWSVAQKIADVPGPKTKNPVALHLKDVKSSDVTYNNPVMIADRDGSVTFMFCLEYCRCFAARSTDEGLTWSEPVEITEVFESFCENYPWKVLATGPDHGIQLASGRLLVPVWLSTATGGNAHRPSVVSTIYSDDHGRSWRAGEIAVPCTDEWVNPNEATAVELADGRVMLNVRNESAQQRRLVTVSADGATHWSEPRFDEALVEPICMGSLLRLSTKRTGDRDRILFVNPNNLSRADGKVSPGKSRDRRNLTVRLSYDEGTSWPASKSVEAGWSAYSDMGLAADGTILCFYGRSEKSDFAGDRLTLARFNLEWLTDDQDRLQIKSPQ; encoded by the coding sequence ATGGACGAGAAATGTCGTTGCTTTAATTTTGGGCATTTACTAGTGGCGGCCTTTTGCTGCTTGATGATCGTTGCATCAGCAAACGCCGCTGAGCCCTGGATGGAAAAGGTCGATCTTTTTCATGCCGGCGATGATGGCTATGCCCTCTACCACATTCCCGGGATCACGGTCACTGCCCGGGGAACGGTGCTGGCTTGGGCCGAGGCGCGGCGCGGTCGCAGCGACTGGGGAGCGATCGACATCTTGTTGCGCAGGTCGACCAACCACGGAAAGACCTGGTCGGTCGCGCAAAAAATCGCGGATGTGCCTGGTCCGAAGACGAAGAATCCCGTCGCACTGCACCTCAAGGACGTGAAGTCGAGCGACGTCACCTACAACAATCCGGTGATGATCGCGGATCGCGACGGCAGCGTGACCTTTATGTTTTGCCTGGAGTACTGTCGGTGCTTCGCCGCGCGCAGCACGGACGAAGGATTGACCTGGAGTGAGCCGGTCGAGATTACTGAGGTCTTCGAATCGTTCTGTGAGAACTACCCCTGGAAAGTGTTGGCGACCGGGCCCGATCATGGCATTCAATTGGCCAGTGGCCGATTGTTGGTGCCGGTCTGGTTGTCAACCGCTACGGGCGGGAATGCCCATCGGCCATCGGTCGTGTCGACGATCTACAGTGACGATCATGGTCGATCGTGGCGAGCCGGAGAGATTGCGGTCCCCTGTACGGATGAATGGGTCAACCCGAATGAAGCGACAGCAGTCGAATTGGCCGACGGGCGTGTGATGCTGAACGTGCGTAACGAATCGGCACAACAGCGTCGGCTGGTGACCGTCAGCGCGGATGGCGCCACGCACTGGTCAGAGCCTCGTTTCGACGAAGCGTTGGTCGAACCCATCTGCATGGGGAGTTTGCTGCGTCTGTCGACGAAGAGAACAGGAGATCGAGATCGGATACTATTTGTGAATCCCAATAATCTTTCGCGCGCTGATGGAAAAGTCTCGCCCGGCAAGAGTCGTGATCGACGCAATTTGACCGTACGTCTGAGTTATGACGAAGGGACCTCGTGGCCCGCGTCGAAGAGCGTCGAGGCTGGCTGGAGCGCGTACAGCGATATGGGGCTGGCGGCGGATGGCACGATTCTGTGCTTCTACGGCCGCTCGGAGAAAAGCGATTTTGCCGGCGACCGCCTCACGCTGGCTCGTTTCAACCTCGAGTGGCTGACCGACGACCAGGATCGACTACAGATTAAATCACCGCAATGA